GGCGAGCGCCACGCCATCGACTCGTCCGACGTGAACGAATATCTTCGCGAAATCACCGGCCAGCACTTCACCGCGAAGGACTTCCGCACCTGGGCCGGCTCCGTCCTTGCCTGCGATCTGCTCCGCGGCATGGACGCATTCGAGAATCAGACGCAGGCCAAGAAGAACGTTGTCGCCGCAATCAAATCCGTCGCCGCGAAGCTCGGCAACACGCCGTCCATCTGCAGAAAGTGCTACGTGCACCCCGCCGTGCTCGAGGCATATCTGGGTGGCATCTCCGTCGAAGAGGCCAAAGCCGAGCTCGAAGAAGAGATTGGCGAGCAGTCCAACGCTCTCCGCAAAGACGAGGGCGCGCTCCTGCGCCTGCTCGAGCAGCGCAGCCTTCTCGACAAGGCCGCGTGATCTACAGCGCCGCCAGCACGTCCGTCGGATCCGGCCGCACGCGGTGGTCTGCATGTGCCTCTGCAAACGCAATCGTCGCCTGCCCATCTGCATTCGGCTTCAGCACGAACGTCGCCGGAACCGGCAGACGCCACGTCGCCTCCCCCTGATCGCCATGAACAAACGGAATGTTGATCATGATCGATCGCAGATGCTGCCGCATCACTTCGGGCACCGTGTACGCCACTCCAAACATCTCGGCCACACGGCATCCGGCATCCGACAGCACCGGAAATGTGAGCGAGTGCTGTTGTACCGTGAAGTCGTTTTGGCGCGGCAACTGCGGCGAGATCGCAACCAGCAGCGCGCCGCGTCCGCGCACCTTCGGGTACGCAGCCTCCCACGCTTCCAGCTCTGTTACACAGTACGGACACCAACGTCCGCGAAAGAAGTTGATGATCACCGGCCCCAGCGCAAGCAAATCCGCTGACCGTACCGGCTTGCCGGTGAGTGCATCGGGCAGTGTGAACGAGGGCGCCTGCGCACCGACAGGAAGAATGCGCGATTCAATCCCGGTCGCAAGCAGATCGTGAATCGCCTGCTCGGTAATGGCGAGCCGTTCCGGCTGCACAAGCGTGCGCGTCTGCGCGGTGATAGCGTCAAGCTGTGATTGAAGAGAATCTGCCACAGTTCAAGTTTAGGGGATGGGAAATCTTCAGCAAACCTGTGCAACATATTGTTTGCGCTTGGGACGAATCGGGTTCCGCGATGGTACGATTTCGCCGATGACCAATTCACTCGAACGGCGCACCTTCCTCTCGCTCACTGCAATGGCGGCTGCAGCCGCCGCGGTGCCGCGCGCATTCGCCAAAACCGCACAACCCGGCGCGGCCGCGGGAAATCCGCCCGTCCGCATTGGGATGTGCAGCTACACCTTCCGAAGCTTCGATCGCGCCCAGCTCATCGGATTTCTCAAACAGCTCAATATTTCCACGATCAACCTCAAGGACGTGAAGGACCATCTGCCATCGACCTCCGCCGCCGACGAGCAGAAGGCGCTCGATGACTACAAGGCCGCGGGCATCACTCCCACCGCGGTCGGCACCGTCTACTTCCCCAAGGACGAAGACGAAGACATCCGCTCGAAGTTCGAATACGCCAAGCGTGCCGGCGTGAAGGTGATTGTCGCGGGCGACCCAGCCCCGCAGGTACTTCCTCGCATCGAGCGCTTCGTCAAGGAATACGACATCGCGATTGGCGTGCACAATCACGGACCCGAAGACAAAATCTGGAAGTCACCACTCGACGTGCTCAAGGCGGTGCAGGGTATGGACGTTCGCATGGGCTGCTGCATCGATGTCGGCCATACGATGCGCGCCGGCGTTGACCCGGTTGACGCGATTCGCGCTGCAGGCCCGCGCCTGCATGACGTCCACATGAAAGATCTTGCCGAGCGCAACGTCAAGGAATCGCAGGTGGCCGTCGGCCGCGGGCTCATGCCCGTCCGCGAAATTTTCGCCGAGCTCGCAAAGATGCGTTATCCCGGCTACGTCGACCTCGAGTATGAAATTCACGGCGACGATCCGATGCCCGGCGTCACTGAGAGCATCGCGTACGAGCGCCGCGTGTTGGCAGGCATGGGGTGGAAGAGCTAGCGCAGTCGCGTGACCCGCAGCACAGCGGCGCCGCGCGGCGCGAGATGCTCCGCACGATCTTTCAAGAGACGCTCGACGCGATCGATGTCCGCAAGGTTCTGGCTCGCGCGGTAAGCTGCCGGCAAGGTGTGCTTCGCGTCACCGACCTGCGCTACCGCCTGGCGGACTTCGATCGCGTTCTTGTCATCTCTATCGGAAAGGCTGGGGTGCCATGCGCTGAGATACTGCTCGGCGCACTCGCAGGAAACGAAATTTCGGTCGAGGCGATTGTGGTTGGGCCAAACGAGATGGGCGAATTCTCTTGCCCCATTCGCCGGTGGCAGGGAAGTCATCCTTTCCCCGACGCGAGTGCACGCGAAGCGGCGCAGTACATCCTGACGGCGCTGAAGAACACCACCGCACGCGATCTGGTCCTCTTCCTGATCAGTGGCGGTGCCTCTGCAATGTTGGAGCTGCCGCTTGACGCAACTCTCACTGGCGAGGAAATCGCCGCGTTTTATCGCGCACTGGTCAACTCCGGTTTGACCATCGCCGGGATGAACACGCTTCGCAAGCATCTCTCTGCAGTCAAGGGAGGCAGGCTCGCCGAGGCCGCGGCGGACGCTACGAAGTGCACGCTGCTCATCTCCGATGTTCGCGAGGGCAGGGAAGACGTAATCGGATCGGGCCCTTCGCTGCCTGACTCATCCACCCGTGAGGACTGCTTCGAGCTCATGCGCAGGCCAGAGTTGCGGGATAAGGTGCCCGATCGCGTTCGCTCCTTCCTGGAAAGCGCGGAGCTGGCTGAGACGCCGAAGGCGGGGGCTGCGTGCTTTGCGCGCGCGGATTTCCGCGTCCTGCTCTCGACGGAAACGATGCTCCTCGCTGCTGCAAACGCGTGCCGCGGGCGCGGATTTCACGTCGTGATCAATAACATGTGCGATGACTGGGAATACCGAGCAGCCGCCAACTACCTGCTGGACCGGCTTCGCGATCTTAGCGCCGAGTACCCGCGCGTGGCTCTGATTTCAGGTGGCGAGGTGCTCGTCAGCGTCGGCGAGAATGCGGGCATCGGGGGGCGCAATCAACAGTTCGCGCTCTATTGCGCTACGAAGCTGGACACCATTCCCGCTCAAACGGCTGTGCTCAGCGCGGGTAGTGATGGGATTGATGGGAGCAGTCCCGCGGCGGGGGCTGTGGTCGACTCTCACATGATGAGTGGCGCGCAGCAGCAGATCAAGGAAGCTCTCGACCGATTCGACAGTTATCCGCTTCTCGCGCAGCTTGGCGCCACGATTGTGACCGGACCTACGGGAAACAACGTACGCGATCTGCGGATCCTGATTGCGGAGCGCTAGTGCTTTGAGGGCACAGGTGCGCGGAAGATGGGAAGAGCCTGCTTTTCGCCTTGCTTGTAGGCGATGGCAGCCTTGAAGTTTGCGGCAATCCGGTGGGATTTCGCGACGACGATCTCGGCGTGGTGGGGCTCCATTACTTCGCGCGCGGTCTCCTCGAAGAGGGCCAGCCACCGGGCAAAGTGTTGGGGGGCGAGGGATAGCTCCAGGTGCTTGGCGAGGGGGTCGCCCTTGTAGCGGCGCTCGGTGAGCAGGACGGTGCACCAGAAGTCCTTGAGCAGGCTGAGATGTGCGGGCCAGTCGTCGACGGCGGCATTGAAGATGGGACCGATTTCGGGATCGAGCTGCACCTTTGCGTAGAAGCGGTCCACTAAATTGTTGATCTCTTCGGGTGAAATGGACTGCTCATTCTGCATTTCAACTCGCTCCTTTTTTGCCTGATGAAAGGATACCGTGCGGCGATTTTTGGGATTTGGGTGGGGTACCTCCCCCCCCGTACTTTTTGCGCAAAGTCTTCAGAAAAGAGACTTTAGGTCTGGACTTTGATGTTTTGTCCGATATTCGAACCATGATGTCCTGCGGGCGCGAGGCCTGATTCCCGGTGCGGGTTTGTCAAGTCAATGGACGCCGATTGAGCCGGGATTACGGCGGGTCGTGGTCCTATAAGCAGGAGATTGAAGGTGTATTCTTAGGGCGCTCAGAGAGGATTTCATGTCCCCCGAAACAGAGCTTCCGGACGATTCACAGGCGGAGGCTGGGGCTCTGGCGGCGGCGGCGGCCCTGGAAGAGAAGGCCAGCGAGTCCGATCAGACACCTCCTGGCGAAATCGCAGAGGCGGAGCTCGGCGCGAGCTTGCCAGATCTTTCAGTTGAGTCGACCGGCCAGGCGAACCAGGCGCCCGCTTTGCCGTATCCGGTTGTGGGATTTGGGGCCTCGGCGGGAGGGCTGACCGCGTTCCGCGAGGTTCTGGAGAATCTGAACCCAGACACGGGAATGGCTTTTGTCCTGGTGACCCATATGGCTCCGGATCACAGGAGCTATCTGACGGAGATTCTTGAGAGATATACGCGGATCCCGGTGAGAGCCGTGGTGCACGGTGAGAGGCCGGAGCCGAACCATCTGTATGTAATGCAGCCGGAGCAGAGGTTACAGCTTCGAGCCGGGGCGTTTTATGTCGAGGAGCGGACCTCGGGCCGCGGCCCGCACGTCATTGACACCTTCTTCCGTTCTCTTGCGGCCGACCAGAAGAATCATGCGATCGGGGTTGTGCTTTCGGGAGCGGATTCGGACGGTGCATCCGGCCTGAAGGCGATTAAAGGAGAGGGCGGGATTGCGCTGGTACAAAGCCCGGGAAGCGCAGCGCAGCCCGGGATGCCGCGGAGCTCGATCGCGGCCGATCATGTGGACCTGGTGGTTCCACCGGCCGAGCTTGGAGTGGAACTCGGCAGGCTTGCGGCTCAGTTTTCACGCCCCGAGCTGCGGTCGCTGGAGAGTGGGGTTGTCCCACCGTCCGACGAATATTCGTTCCAGAAAATCCTGCAGTTGTTACGGAGCGTTTCGGGACTGGACTTGCGGCAGTACAAACCGGAGACGCTGCGCCGGCGGATGATCCGACGCCTGGTGCTGCTGCGCAAAGAGAGTCTGGCGGAATATTTCAGATTTCTGCAGGTTCGTCCGGATGAGCTGCGGTTGCTGCAGGAGGACCTGCTCATCAGCGTGACACGCTTTTTCCGGGACTCCGGATTCTGGGAGTCGCTGCGGCAGAATGTGTTCCCGGCACTGCTGCGGGATCGACCGGCGGACAGCCCGGTGCGCGTATGGTGCGCAGGGTGCTCGTCCGGGGAAGAGGCATATTCGCTGGCAATCACGCTGATCGAATACATGTCGTTGAACAGTCTGGACATTCCTCTCCAGATCTTCGGCACGGATGCGAGCGATCAGTCGATCGATGCCGCCAGGCTGGCTGTGTATCCGGAGACGCTGGCCGACGAGATTTCGCAGGAGCGGCTGCGGCGCTTCTTTGTGAAGGTGGAGCGCGGATACCAGGTGTCAAAACGTGTGCGCGACACGTGCATCTTCGCCAGACAGATTCTTTGCAATGACCCGCCGTTCTCGCACATCGACATTCTGAGCTGCCGGAACGTGATGATCTATTTCGACCAGGCGCTGCAGCGACAGGTCATGGTCACGTTTCACTATGCGCTGGAACCCGGCGGGTACATGCTGCTGGGCATGTCAGAGGGATTAAGAGATTACAGCGACCTCTTCAGCACGGTAGACCGGAAAAACAGGATCTACATGAAGTCCGGCGCGGCTCTGCCGCACATCGCCGATCTGCCGCGCAGCTATGCGATATCGCAGTTGCCGGGGGTGCCGCGTCCGACCGGCCTGAATCTGCAGGCGGAGAGCAACCTGTGGCCTGAGCTTGAGCTGCAGCGCGCGGCGGACCGAATTGTGCTGGCGCGCTTCGGACCGGCGGGATTGATCGTCGATGAAGAGATGAACGTGCGGCAGTCGCGCGGACATACGGCACCTTACCTGGAGCTGACGCCCGGTGGCGTGAGCTGGAACCTGCTTCGCGTGTTGAAGGACGGCGTCGCCACCGAAGCGCGAAACGCGGTTCAGCGCGCCATACGGGAGAACGTGCCGATCACAGCGACGTCAACCCTGATGGACAAAGAGAAGGGCCAGCAGACCATTCATATCGAGGTTCTGCCGATAACGAGCGCCATCGAGCGCCCGCGCTGCTTCCTGGTCCTGTTTCAGCCGGAGCAGCAGACCGATCAGGTTAAGCCGAATGAACAGGTGATTGCGTCGAACCTGACAACGGATGAAAAAGAGCGTCTGATTGCGCAGCTGCGGCAGGACCTGACCTCGACACGCTTCCACCTGCAGTCACTGGTTGAAGAGCGCGATGCGCGGAACCAGGAGCTGGTGTCTGTAAACGAGGAGATCCAATCCGCGAACGAGGAACTGCAGAGCACAAACGAGGAGCTGGAGACGACGAAGGAGGAGCTGCAGTCCGCGAATGAGGAGCTGCAGACGGTCAACGAAGAGCTACTGCAGCGGAACAATGTTCTTATGCAGACGGGGAACGATCTGACGAACCTGCTGAACAGCGTGAACATTCCGTTGCTGATGCTCACGAACGAACTTCACATTCGGCTATTTACGCCACCGATGCAGCGGCTGCTGAGCGTTCGATCCGCAGACGTAGGGCGGTCGATCAGCGAGATACGGTTCCAACTGAGCATCGACGATTTGGAGCCGATCCTGCGCGAGGTGCTGGAGACGCTGGGAACGCGCGAGCTGGAGGTGCAGGACAGGGAAGGGCGGTGGTACCTGCTGCGGGTTCGGCCGTACCGGACGGCAGAAAACAAGATCGAGGGCCTGGTCGTCGTCTTTTTGGATGTCGATCAGCTACGCAGCAGCCAACAGCATCTTCTGCAAGCTCATCACTTCACGAGCGCAGTGGTTGAAGGCGTCCCCGTGCCGATCGTCGTACTGGACGAGAACTGTGCCATCCAGACAGCAAACAACGCGTTTCGCGAGCTGTCACAGATGGACGCGAATGAGCTGGAGGGAAGATCGCTTCCGGATCTTGTGAAGCTGTTGTGGGGGATTGAGTCGATGGGCGAGCAGTTGCAAAGGCTGCTGGATGATCCAACGGCAACGCTCGAGTTTGAGCATGATTCCCAGACAGCACGAAGGAAGACCGTGGTGGTGAAGGGGCAGGTTGTACGAACAAACGGGAGGAAGGTGCTTCTGCTGGTGATGGAGGACATTACGCTGCGCCGTGAGGCGGAGCTGGAGATCTCGAAGCAGAAAGAGGCGCTGGAATACGAGATGGAAAGAGCAGCCTTTACGCTGAACCGGACAAAAGAGCAGTTACGCGGGCTGACGAGCCATTTGTTTCACGTGCAGGAAGAGGAGCGCCAGCGTGTGGCACGCGAGCTGCATGACGACGTGAGTCAACGCCTGAGTTTTCTGGACATGCTGCTGTCGGGCGTGAGCGCTTCGGTGGATTCGCCGGACTTTTCGGAGAAGCTGCAGTCGGCGAGGACGGAACTGCAAGGACTGAATACGGATGTTCGCGAACTTTCTCATCGGCTGCACCCGAAGGTGCTGAAGGACCTTGGCCTGGCGGCTGCGCTCCGCGCATTAGTGGAGGAGTTTGACCGGCGAGAGGGAATGCCCGCTACGTTTTCTTCGCGCAACATCCCGAAGAGCATGCCGGACGAGGCTTCCACGGCGATCTATCGAATTACGCAGGAGGCGCTGCGGAATGTAGCGAAGCATGCAGGCAGGACGCATGTGAAGGTGGGCCTTCAAAGCGTGGATCACAGTTTGAAGCTTACGGTAAGGGACTTCGGTGTGGGCTTCGATGCAGACGCCGCAGAAAGTCCGGATGGCCTGGGCCTGATCAGCATGCAGGAACGCGCGCGAATCGCGGGGGGATCGTTTGCTGTCGACTCCGAGCTTGGCGCAGGAACGACGATCAATGTAGTGGTTCCACTGGAATAGGCATGGTGCGCATCCTCATTGCGGACGATCACGTCCTGGTGCTGGAGGCGCTGTGCGCGATTCTGGCAAAAGAGTACGAGATTGCAGGGACGGCAAAGAACGGACGCGAGACGGTCCAGAAGGCCGTTCAGTTGAAGCCGGACATGGTGATTATGGATGTGTCGATGCCCGAGCTCAACGGGATCGAAGCCATGAGGCAGATTAAGGCCTCGGGATGTCCGGCGAAGATCATTTTTGTGACGCAGCAGTTGGAGTCGGCGTACATTCGCGCGGCATTTGACGCGGGTGCGATGGGGTACGTGGCGAAGCAGTCGGCGTCGTCAGAGCTTCTGCTGGCGGCGAGGATGGCGATTTCAGGGAGATACTATGTGACTCCGCTGGCGACGCCGAAGGCCGGCTTCGACAAGGGTGCGCGAGTGTCGCGAGTGAATCCGGCGGAGATGTTCGGTGCAGGACTGACGACGAGGCAGCGGGAGGTTCTGCAGCTGGTGGCGGAAGGGAAGACGACGAAGGAAGTGGCGCTGACGCTGAAGATCTCGCCGAAGACGGTGGAGTTTCACCGCAACGCGATTATGGATCAGCTCGGTCTGCGCACGACGGCGGAGCTGACGCGCTATGCGCTGTCACACGGGATTATCCAGTAAGGACGCGGTTATTTGAGTTGGCCGAGGAGGGTCTCGACGGCTTTCTTCAGCTGGGCGTCTTCTCCGGATTCGGTTTCGCCTAAGGGGCGGAGAACTTCGACGTCGACGGGCCGAGGGTGCATCTCCATGTCGTCGCCGTGCATGTCGCGGATGCGGTCGCCGGGGACGCGGACGCTGGAGCCGTCGATGAGGCGCTGGGCGCCGGTGAAGATGATCCAGCCGGCGGTGGGAGTTCCGACGACTTTGCCGAGTGCGAGCGCGCGGTAGCCTTCGGTGAAGTCCTCGCCGTCGGAGAGCGTGGACTCGTTGGTGACGAGCACGGTGGGAACGCCGAGCGCGCGCTGGCCGAGGGCCTGGCGGCTGGGTACGGTGGCGCCGTCGCGGGGAGTCATCAGCAGATAGTTGCGACGGGCGAAGACGTCGATGACGCGGCCGTTGACGTAGCCGCCGTTGTTGTTGCGGACGTCAATGACGACGCCCTGCTTTGTTTCGTTCTGCGCGTCGAGGTCAACGTAGAGCTGCGAGAGGTCGTGGTCACCCATGGCGGCGATGTGCACGTAGCCGAGCTTGCCGCCGGAGACGCGGTCGACGTAAGCGCGGCGGTCCTCGACCCAGGAGTTGTAGAGCAGGCCGGCCTCAACCTGCAGGGTGACGGGGCGCACGATGGCGTCGCGCTTTTTGCCGGCGGTTTCTACGCTGAGGACGACGCGCTTGTTGACCTTGTCTTCGAGCAGGGAATCGAGGTTGGTTTGTGGAGTGATGGTGGCGCCGTCTACGGCGAGCAGGCGGTCGCCCGGGTGGATGGTGCCTTCGAGCGAGGCGGGGCCGAGGGGCACGACTT
This Acidobacteriaceae bacterium DNA region includes the following protein-coding sequences:
- a CDS encoding peroxiredoxin-like family protein — encoded protein: MADSLQSQLDAITAQTRTLVQPERLAITEQAIHDLLATGIESRILPVGAQAPSFTLPDALTGKPVRSADLLALGPVIINFFRGRWCPYCVTELEAWEAAYPKVRGRGALLVAISPQLPRQNDFTVQQHSLTFPVLSDAGCRVAEMFGVAYTVPEVMRQHLRSIMINIPFVHGDQGEATWRLPVPATFVLKPNADGQATIAFAEAHADHRVRPDPTDVLAAL
- a CDS encoding sugar phosphate isomerase/epimerase, translated to MTNSLERRTFLSLTAMAAAAAAVPRAFAKTAQPGAAAGNPPVRIGMCSYTFRSFDRAQLIGFLKQLNISTINLKDVKDHLPSTSAADEQKALDDYKAAGITPTAVGTVYFPKDEDEDIRSKFEYAKRAGVKVIVAGDPAPQVLPRIERFVKEYDIAIGVHNHGPEDKIWKSPLDVLKAVQGMDVRMGCCIDVGHTMRAGVDPVDAIRAAGPRLHDVHMKDLAERNVKESQVAVGRGLMPVREIFAELAKMRYPGYVDLEYEIHGDDPMPGVTESIAYERRVLAGMGWKS
- a CDS encoding DUF4147 domain-containing protein; the protein is MEELAQSRDPQHSGAARREMLRTIFQETLDAIDVRKVLARAVSCRQGVLRVTDLRYRLADFDRVLVISIGKAGVPCAEILLGALAGNEISVEAIVVGPNEMGEFSCPIRRWQGSHPFPDASAREAAQYILTALKNTTARDLVLFLISGGASAMLELPLDATLTGEEIAAFYRALVNSGLTIAGMNTLRKHLSAVKGGRLAEAAADATKCTLLISDVREGREDVIGSGPSLPDSSTREDCFELMRRPELRDKVPDRVRSFLESAELAETPKAGAACFARADFRVLLSTETMLLAAANACRGRGFHVVINNMCDDWEYRAAANYLLDRLRDLSAEYPRVALISGGEVLVSVGENAGIGGRNQQFALYCATKLDTIPAQTAVLSAGSDGIDGSSPAAGAVVDSHMMSGAQQQIKEALDRFDSYPLLAQLGATIVTGPTGNNVRDLRILIAER
- a CDS encoding group III truncated hemoglobin; amino-acid sequence: MQNEQSISPEEINNLVDRFYAKVQLDPEIGPIFNAAVDDWPAHLSLLKDFWCTVLLTERRYKGDPLAKHLELSLAPQHFARWLALFEETAREVMEPHHAEIVVAKSHRIAANFKAAIAYKQGEKQALPIFRAPVPSKH
- a CDS encoding CheR family methyltransferase, which produces MSPETELPDDSQAEAGALAAAAALEEKASESDQTPPGEIAEAELGASLPDLSVESTGQANQAPALPYPVVGFGASAGGLTAFREVLENLNPDTGMAFVLVTHMAPDHRSYLTEILERYTRIPVRAVVHGERPEPNHLYVMQPEQRLQLRAGAFYVEERTSGRGPHVIDTFFRSLAADQKNHAIGVVLSGADSDGASGLKAIKGEGGIALVQSPGSAAQPGMPRSSIAADHVDLVVPPAELGVELGRLAAQFSRPELRSLESGVVPPSDEYSFQKILQLLRSVSGLDLRQYKPETLRRRMIRRLVLLRKESLAEYFRFLQVRPDELRLLQEDLLISVTRFFRDSGFWESLRQNVFPALLRDRPADSPVRVWCAGCSSGEEAYSLAITLIEYMSLNSLDIPLQIFGTDASDQSIDAARLAVYPETLADEISQERLRRFFVKVERGYQVSKRVRDTCIFARQILCNDPPFSHIDILSCRNVMIYFDQALQRQVMVTFHYALEPGGYMLLGMSEGLRDYSDLFSTVDRKNRIYMKSGAALPHIADLPRSYAISQLPGVPRPTGLNLQAESNLWPELELQRAADRIVLARFGPAGLIVDEEMNVRQSRGHTAPYLELTPGGVSWNLLRVLKDGVATEARNAVQRAIRENVPITATSTLMDKEKGQQTIHIEVLPITSAIERPRCFLVLFQPEQQTDQVKPNEQVIASNLTTDEKERLIAQLRQDLTSTRFHLQSLVEERDARNQELVSVNEEIQSANEELQSTNEELETTKEELQSANEELQTVNEELLQRNNVLMQTGNDLTNLLNSVNIPLLMLTNELHIRLFTPPMQRLLSVRSADVGRSISEIRFQLSIDDLEPILREVLETLGTRELEVQDREGRWYLLRVRPYRTAENKIEGLVVVFLDVDQLRSSQQHLLQAHHFTSAVVEGVPVPIVVLDENCAIQTANNAFRELSQMDANELEGRSLPDLVKLLWGIESMGEQLQRLLDDPTATLEFEHDSQTARRKTVVVKGQVVRTNGRKVLLLVMEDITLRREAELEISKQKEALEYEMERAAFTLNRTKEQLRGLTSHLFHVQEEERQRVARELHDDVSQRLSFLDMLLSGVSASVDSPDFSEKLQSARTELQGLNTDVRELSHRLHPKVLKDLGLAAALRALVEEFDRREGMPATFSSRNIPKSMPDEASTAIYRITQEALRNVAKHAGRTHVKVGLQSVDHSLKLTVRDFGVGFDADAAESPDGLGLISMQERARIAGGSFAVDSELGAGTTINVVVPLE
- a CDS encoding response regulator transcription factor, with translation MVRILIADDHVLVLEALCAILAKEYEIAGTAKNGRETVQKAVQLKPDMVIMDVSMPELNGIEAMRQIKASGCPAKIIFVTQQLESAYIRAAFDAGAMGYVAKQSASSELLLAARMAISGRYYVTPLATPKAGFDKGARVSRVNPAEMFGAGLTTRQREVLQLVAEGKTTKEVALTLKISPKTVEFHRNAIMDQLGLRTTAELTRYALSHGIIQ